From the genome of Methanoregula boonei 6A8:
GATATTATCTACGAGGACTTCGGTCTGGAAAAAGGTCTTCGGCTCCTCTCCCGGGACTGCTGCCCGCCAAAGTCTACTATTATTATCGAACATCTGAATTTTGAAGGGGACACCTTCTTAGAGTCGCTTGCGGTGCGGAAATCCTTTGATCTTATCCTTACCATCAAGTCATCATTCAGGCCGCTGCCCCACTTCAATTACTTCACCATCCTGTACACCTCATGGTCCACCCAGCTGCGCCGGTCTGTCCCGTTCCTGGTCAAAAACGGCCATATCGTACCCTACATCCCCAAGATCGTGGTGACCGGGCCGCCCGAATCCGGGAAATCCCGGTTTGTGACAAGCGCAACCGAACTGGGGGTCTCGGTTGACCGGGCCGGGCCGGGCCGGGATGCAACTACGGTGGCCATGGACTTTGGATGGCTGCACTGGCAGGACTTTGAGATCACCCTTTATGGCACCCCCGGCCAACCCCGGTTCGATCCGATGCTGCCGGTTATCTTAAACAATGCAATGGGGGTCATCCTGCTCGTGGATGCTACCGATCACGGGCAGCTGGCACGGGCACGCCACCTGTATAAGATCGTTGCAAAAATGCACGTACCCGTCGTTGTCGCGGCAAACAAAAAAGACCTGCCGGGACAGATGAGCGAGGAGGAGATCCGAAAAGAGATCGGGATAGGAAAGAGCATCCCGATCTTTTTGATCTCCGCACACCGGAAAGACGATGTGCGTGCGGTGCTTGAATCACTTGTTGATTCCATCACCCGGTTCATCTACTAGAGCACCGGGGCCGGGCGGCCTTGCCTGCTGCCTGCCTTTTAAAGAGGATAACATGCTTACCTTCATCGGCCTTGGGTTGTACGATAAAACCGACGTTTCGGAGAAAGGGCTTGCCATGATCCGGAGTGCGGATTACGTTTTCCTCGAAGGTTACACTTCCCGGCTTATGGGGACAAACATAACAGAACTGGAAGCGTTCTACAAAAAACCCGTCCGGCTGCTCCTGCGGGCTGATGTCGAGCAGCACCCGGACGAACTGCTGGACTGCGCGGCGC
Proteins encoded in this window:
- a CDS encoding GTP-binding protein — encoded protein: MISTGMYGIDDMLGGGIPEGSRVLYSLDPGVDGQLFMISTLFSALERGQSCLAIIPHTTVDAFLHDIGQLREKEIRAADHRMVFLDSVDRERIQRSAPNRAAAEKEWQTRIQRLCTDNDVEVIFGYFDIIYEDFGLEKGLRLLSRDCCPPKSTIIIEHLNFEGDTFLESLAVRKSFDLILTIKSSFRPLPHFNYFTILYTSWSTQLRRSVPFLVKNGHIVPYIPKIVVTGPPESGKSRFVTSATELGVSVDRAGPGRDATTVAMDFGWLHWQDFEITLYGTPGQPRFDPMLPVILNNAMGVILLVDATDHGQLARARHLYKIVAKMHVPVVVAANKKDLPGQMSEEEIRKEIGIGKSIPIFLISAHRKDDVRAVLESLVDSITRFIY